A genomic stretch from Mycobacterium paraterrae includes:
- a CDS encoding sensor histidine kinase — translation MTESTDTAGGAPVVRNALSQLRLRELLAEVEDRIAQIIEGRDRLDGLVAAMLAVTSDLDLDTTLRTIVRTAMHLAEARYGALGVRGSGHDLSAFIHEGIDAATHERIGHLPQGRGVLGTLITDPKPIRLDDIALHPSSVGFPPHHPPMSSFLGVPVRIRDEVFGNLYLTEKLNGHSFSEDDEVLVEALAAAAGVAIQNARLYEQSRARQAWVAATRDIATELLAGTDPTTVFRMISDQALKLSGAQSILVAVPIEADIGSSEITELLVTEMSGQTPEFTEPPTIMVRASEIGSAFLDRVPRRFDRLHLEMGGIQVEPGPGLVLPLRATGKVAGVLVALRSSRAVPFTDDDQEMMAVFADQAAVAWQLATAQRAARELDVITDRDRIARDLHEHVIQRLFGLGLALQATIPRTRSAEVEQRLSQYVDDLQAIIGEIRTTIFDLHGPATGMARLRQRLDEAITQYSTENLRITTQFSGPLSAVSDSLAEHAEAVVREAVSNAAQHAHATEVDIIVKVDGDLSIEVRDDGRGISERTKRSGLMNMRYRAQKANGALVIETPATGGTVLRWSAPLR, via the coding sequence GTGACCGAGTCCACCGATACGGCCGGCGGCGCGCCCGTAGTCCGAAATGCATTGTCACAGCTTCGCTTACGTGAGTTACTCGCGGAGGTCGAGGACCGGATCGCTCAAATTATCGAGGGGCGCGATCGACTCGACGGATTAGTCGCGGCGATGCTGGCGGTTACCTCCGATCTCGACCTCGACACCACGCTGCGCACCATTGTCCGCACCGCAATGCATCTGGCGGAGGCCCGTTATGGGGCGCTCGGCGTTCGGGGGAGCGGACATGACCTGTCGGCGTTCATCCACGAGGGAATAGATGCCGCCACACACGAGCGCATTGGCCACCTCCCACAGGGGCGCGGCGTACTGGGCACGTTGATCACGGATCCGAAGCCAATCCGACTGGACGACATCGCGCTACACCCGTCGTCGGTCGGGTTTCCGCCACACCATCCGCCCATGAGCTCGTTCCTCGGTGTACCCGTGCGAATCCGCGACGAGGTGTTCGGCAACCTTTATCTGACCGAGAAGCTGAACGGACACTCGTTCAGCGAAGACGACGAGGTGCTCGTCGAAGCTCTAGCCGCTGCTGCCGGCGTCGCCATCCAGAACGCTCGACTCTACGAGCAATCTCGCGCCAGGCAAGCGTGGGTCGCCGCGACTCGTGACATCGCCACGGAGTTGCTGGCTGGCACCGATCCAACGACGGTATTTCGAATGATTTCTGACCAAGCGCTGAAACTGTCTGGAGCTCAATCGATCTTGGTCGCCGTTCCGATCGAGGCTGACATTGGATCGTCGGAGATCACCGAGCTATTGGTGACCGAGATGTCCGGACAGACCCCGGAGTTCACCGAGCCCCCCACGATTATGGTGCGCGCTAGTGAGATCGGCAGCGCATTTTTGGATCGCGTTCCGCGGCGATTCGACCGGCTCCATCTCGAAATGGGCGGCATACAGGTCGAACCAGGCCCCGGACTGGTATTGCCTTTGCGCGCGACGGGAAAGGTCGCCGGTGTTCTTGTCGCGTTAAGGTCCAGTCGCGCAGTGCCATTCACGGACGACGATCAAGAGATGATGGCCGTTTTCGCTGACCAGGCCGCAGTTGCCTGGCAGCTGGCCACAGCGCAGCGCGCAGCGCGTGAGCTGGACGTGATCACTGACCGTGACCGCATCGCACGAGATCTGCATGAGCACGTCATTCAGCGACTGTTCGGACTCGGGCTCGCGCTTCAAGCAACGATTCCGAGGACGCGATCTGCCGAAGTGGAACAACGGCTCTCACAGTACGTTGATGATTTACAGGCCATTATCGGCGAGATCCGGACGACGATATTCGACCTTCATGGCCCGGCCACGGGTATGGCCCGATTGCGTCAGCGGCTCGACGAGGCGATCACGCAATACTCCACCGAAAACTTGCGCATTACTACGCAGTTCTCGGGGCCCCTGTCAGCCGTCAGCGATTCGCTCGCCGAACACGCGGAAGCGGTTGTGCGGGAGGCGGTCAGCAATGCCGCCCAACACGCACACGCAACTGAAGTGGACATCATCGTCAAGGTGGACGGAGATCTCTCCATCGAGGTGCGCGATGACGGGCGCGGGATTTCGGAGCGCACCAAGCGAAGCGGGCTGATGAACATGCGCTACCGCGCCCAGAAGGCCAACGGCGCTCTCGTCATTGAAACTCCCGCTACTGGCGGAACGGTCCTGCGGTGGTCGGCTCCGCTGCGTTAG
- a CDS encoding cytochrome ubiquinol oxidase subunit I yields MNVVDISRWQFGITTVYHFIFVPLTIGLAPLVAIMQTAWVATGTTAWYRLTKFFGKLFLINFAIGVATGIVQEFQFGMNWSEYSRFVGDVFGAPLAMEGLFAFFFESTFIGLWIFGWGKLPKIVHLACIWIVAFSVNASAFFIIVANSFMQHPVGAHFNPATHRAELDSISKLLSNNTARAAFSHTVTGSLLTAGTFVAAVSVWWLVRTRRPGSTTHADEADRRAVFRPAAVLGCLAVLIASVGLVLTGDRQGKLMFVQQPMKMASAEALCDTTTDPDFSLLTIGTHNNCGSTVEVVRVHYVLPFLAEGKVSGVTLQGVNDLQKHYQQRFGPGDYRPNLFVTYWSFRAMIGFLAVPVLFALSALWLTRKGRTPRGHRLGWFALLAIPAPFLANIAGWVFTEMGRQPWVVAPNPAGDQLVRITVREGVSHLSSSMVVVSLTTFTLVYAVLAAIWFFLLKRYVAEGPLAHDAEPAAPLPPSDQEVAPLSFAY; encoded by the coding sequence ATGAACGTCGTCGATATTTCGCGGTGGCAGTTCGGTATCACTACCGTCTACCACTTCATCTTCGTACCGTTGACCATCGGTTTGGCACCGCTAGTCGCCATCATGCAGACGGCATGGGTCGCCACCGGCACCACCGCGTGGTACCGACTGACCAAGTTCTTCGGCAAATTGTTTCTCATCAACTTCGCGATTGGCGTGGCGACCGGGATCGTTCAGGAGTTTCAATTTGGGATGAACTGGAGCGAATACTCCCGCTTCGTCGGCGACGTCTTCGGCGCTCCACTGGCGATGGAGGGGTTGTTCGCCTTCTTCTTCGAATCCACTTTCATCGGCCTCTGGATCTTCGGTTGGGGGAAATTGCCGAAGATAGTTCATCTTGCTTGCATATGGATCGTTGCCTTCAGCGTCAACGCGTCAGCGTTCTTCATCATCGTCGCGAACTCTTTCATGCAGCACCCAGTGGGCGCGCACTTCAACCCTGCGACGCACCGGGCCGAGCTGGACAGCATCTCGAAACTGCTCTCCAATAACACTGCTCGAGCGGCGTTCTCACATACCGTGACCGGTTCGCTGCTCACTGCCGGCACGTTCGTTGCCGCCGTGAGCGTCTGGTGGCTGGTCCGGACACGCCGACCGGGATCTACAACCCATGCGGACGAGGCCGACAGACGCGCCGTTTTCCGGCCGGCCGCTGTGCTGGGGTGCCTGGCGGTGCTCATCGCCTCAGTCGGCCTCGTGTTGACCGGAGACCGCCAGGGCAAGCTGATGTTCGTACAGCAGCCGATGAAGATGGCATCAGCGGAAGCGTTGTGCGACACCACAACTGATCCGGATTTCTCGTTATTGACCATCGGCACACACAACAATTGCGGAAGCACCGTTGAGGTGGTCAGAGTCCACTATGTCTTGCCGTTCTTGGCCGAAGGCAAGGTCAGCGGAGTGACCCTGCAGGGTGTGAACGACCTGCAAAAGCATTACCAGCAGCGGTTTGGACCGGGTGACTACCGCCCCAATTTGTTCGTGACCTATTGGTCGTTCCGCGCAATGATCGGTTTCCTGGCGGTCCCCGTCCTCTTCGCCTTGAGCGCGCTGTGGTTGACCCGAAAAGGGCGAACACCGCGCGGGCACCGTCTCGGATGGTTTGCGCTGCTTGCCATCCCGGCACCGTTCTTGGCGAACATCGCGGGTTGGGTGTTTACCGAAATGGGTCGCCAGCCGTGGGTTGTTGCCCCCAATCCTGCCGGTGACCAACTCGTTCGGATCACGGTCCGCGAAGGGGTGTCGCATCTGTCATCCAGCATGGTGGTCGTATCGCTGACGACGTTCACCCTGGTCTATGCCGTGCTCGCGGCAATCTGGTTCTTCCTGCTCAAGCGCTACGTGGCAGAAGGGCCGCTAGCGCATGACGCCGAACCGGCGGCGCCGCTTCCGCCGAGCGATCAAGAGGTGGCGCCGCTTTCATTCGCCTACTGA
- the cydB gene encoding cytochrome d ubiquinol oxidase subunit II, giving the protein MGLQEVWFGIIGMLFVGFFVLEGFDFGVGMLMEPLARAGGGENEHVRRTALNTIGPVWDGNEVWLIVGGAAMFAAFPGWYASVFSSLYLPLLAILVGMIVRVVAIEWRGKINDRTWQGWADAAIAAGSWLPALLWGVAFATLVRGLPVDAGGQIHLSISDVINPFTLLGGLATTGLFLFYGSVFLTLKTSGAVRDNAARFAERLSIPATGSIGGFGIWTQLAHGKEWTWLVLITAVAAQLGAAVLVWRRASDGWAFACTAVVVACVVILLFGCLYPHLLPSTLDGRWGLTIYNASSTAYTLKVMTWVTAFMAPLTVVYQAWSYWIFRQRISAEQIPPPIGLARRSS; this is encoded by the coding sequence ATGGGACTGCAAGAAGTGTGGTTCGGCATCATCGGCATGTTGTTTGTGGGTTTCTTCGTGCTCGAGGGCTTCGACTTCGGTGTGGGCATGCTGATGGAGCCGCTGGCCCGCGCTGGCGGCGGTGAAAACGAACATGTCCGCCGAACGGCGTTGAACACGATAGGGCCGGTATGGGACGGCAATGAGGTATGGCTAATCGTCGGGGGCGCAGCCATGTTCGCGGCTTTTCCCGGTTGGTATGCAAGCGTGTTTTCTTCGCTGTATCTGCCGCTGCTGGCGATTTTGGTGGGCATGATCGTGCGGGTCGTCGCGATCGAATGGCGCGGCAAGATCAACGATCGGACGTGGCAAGGCTGGGCTGATGCCGCGATCGCAGCGGGGTCATGGTTGCCGGCCCTTCTGTGGGGCGTCGCGTTCGCGACACTGGTGCGCGGGCTTCCGGTGGATGCCGGCGGTCAGATCCACCTGTCGATATCCGATGTGATCAATCCCTTCACACTGCTCGGTGGTCTGGCCACCACGGGACTATTCCTGTTCTACGGTTCGGTATTCCTGACCTTGAAGACCTCGGGCGCCGTCCGTGACAACGCCGCCCGGTTCGCTGAGCGACTATCGATTCCAGCTACCGGATCGATCGGCGGATTCGGTATATGGACGCAACTAGCCCACGGAAAGGAATGGACCTGGCTGGTCTTGATCACGGCTGTAGCCGCCCAACTGGGTGCAGCGGTGCTGGTCTGGCGACGTGCATCCGATGGGTGGGCGTTCGCTTGCACCGCCGTGGTCGTTGCATGCGTCGTCATACTGTTGTTCGGTTGCCTATATCCCCATTTGCTGCCCTCGACTCTCGATGGGCGCTGGGGCTTGACGATCTACAACGCGTCCTCGACTGCCTACACCCTCAAAGTGATGACCTGGGTGACTGCTTTCATGGCACCCTTAACCGTCGTATACCAGGCATGGTCGTATTGGATTTTCCGGCAGCGGATCTCCGCTGAGCAGATACCGCCGCCGATCGGTCTGGCCAGGCGATCATCCTGA
- the cydD gene encoding thiol reductant ABC exporter subunit CydD: MRRYLVATVGCGVVLSFCAITSAVVLAAVVARIVSSPPARSLPGLGELLSILLLIWVVRTVAQWLQARLGQRGAAQIIADLSGQVLTAVTAKQPRELIEQRDTAAAVVTQGLDALRPYFTRYLPTLVLAAILTPATAAVIVAYDPKSAAIVLITLPLIPIFMVLIGMATAQRSAAALATMTTLQAQLLDLIAGIPTLRALGRARGPEKQISELAAAHRRSAMSTLRVAFLSALVLEILATLGVALIAVGIGLRLAFGDLTLTVGLTVLMLAPEVYWPLRRIGVEFHAAQNGKAAADAAFALIDDPRPPEYRSKSVTARGARIRLERLTVAGRDGNAPDGLSATIEAGAVTILTGDNGAGKSTALQAIAGLVVPSSGRVNVAGIDVADLDPSQWWRQVFWLPQRPVLVPGSVDENLSLLGQLDDIQLACQRSGFDAVLGELPEGLDTELGPDGVGLSLGQRQRLGLARALGSPAPLLLLDEPTAHLDPSTESRVLQAILDRARAGVTVVIAAHRPSVLAIGDTIVEVAGANGRQHAFR, translated from the coding sequence ATGCGCCGCTACCTGGTCGCCACCGTGGGATGTGGCGTCGTGCTCTCATTCTGCGCGATCACTTCCGCGGTCGTTCTGGCAGCTGTCGTGGCCCGCATTGTCAGTAGCCCGCCTGCTCGCAGCCTCCCCGGGCTCGGGGAGTTACTGTCAATTCTGTTGCTGATCTGGGTTGTTCGGACGGTGGCGCAGTGGCTACAGGCACGCCTAGGCCAACGAGGCGCCGCACAAATCATCGCCGACTTATCCGGCCAGGTACTCACCGCCGTCACGGCCAAGCAGCCTCGCGAATTGATCGAGCAACGCGATACGGCCGCCGCGGTGGTCACTCAAGGTCTGGACGCATTGCGCCCTTATTTCACGCGCTACCTGCCGACGCTGGTGTTGGCTGCGATACTCACGCCGGCCACCGCCGCGGTGATCGTGGCTTACGACCCGAAATCGGCTGCCATCGTGCTCATCACACTCCCGCTGATACCGATCTTCATGGTCTTGATAGGCATGGCGACTGCCCAGCGCTCGGCGGCAGCCCTGGCCACGATGACCACGCTTCAGGCGCAACTCCTCGACCTGATCGCAGGAATCCCCACGCTGCGAGCGTTGGGCCGCGCCCGCGGACCCGAAAAGCAGATTTCCGAACTGGCTGCCGCGCATCGCCGTTCGGCGATGTCAACGCTGCGCGTTGCTTTCCTGTCCGCGTTGGTGCTCGAGATCCTCGCGACGCTGGGCGTCGCGTTGATCGCGGTCGGGATAGGACTACGCCTCGCGTTCGGGGATTTGACGCTCACGGTCGGGTTGACCGTCCTAATGCTCGCACCCGAGGTGTACTGGCCGCTGCGGCGCATCGGCGTCGAATTCCATGCGGCTCAGAACGGTAAGGCGGCGGCCGACGCGGCCTTCGCCTTGATCGATGACCCCAGACCACCCGAGTACCGCTCCAAGTCGGTCACCGCAAGGGGAGCCCGCATCCGCCTCGAGCGTCTCACCGTCGCGGGCCGAGATGGCAACGCTCCCGACGGACTGAGCGCGACAATCGAGGCCGGTGCAGTCACGATCCTAACGGGAGATAACGGCGCCGGGAAAAGCACAGCGCTGCAAGCGATCGCGGGGCTCGTCGTTCCCTCATCGGGTCGGGTCAACGTGGCGGGTATCGACGTGGCCGACCTTGATCCGTCCCAGTGGTGGCGCCAGGTGTTCTGGCTACCGCAGCGCCCGGTGCTGGTGCCGGGGAGCGTGGACGAGAATCTATCCTTGCTCGGCCAGCTCGACGACATTCAATTAGCCTGCCAGCGATCAGGATTCGATGCAGTGTTAGGCGAGCTGCCGGAGGGCCTGGATACAGAGCTCGGACCTGACGGTGTTGGCTTGTCACTCGGTCAGCGACAACGACTGGGGCTTGCTCGCGCGTTAGGTTCCCCGGCACCGTTGTTGTTGCTCGATGAACCGACCGCTCACCTGGATCCATCGACCGAGAGCCGAGTCTTGCAGGCGATCCTCGATCGCGCACGCGCCGGCGTGACAGTGGTCATCGCCGCGCATCGGCCGTCGGTCCTCGCAATCGGTGACACGATCGTCGAGGTGGCTGGAGCAAACGGGAGGCAACATGCCTTCAGATGA
- the cydC gene encoding thiol reductant ABC exporter subunit CydC, translating to MPSDDGVTHREMLAVIRDLLRPQMSRVIGAIMLSALSLSSALALAGTSAWLITRASQMPPVLDLSIAAVAVRAFAISRAVLGYCGRLMTHDVALRAAGSARAQIYHRLALGPAAAAVRFHSGEIVSRVGADVDELADVLARALVPIAVAGVLGLAATATLAIISLPAASVLALCLLIAGYAAPSLASRATEAEEVVAQRHHTERDVAAMIALEHGSELQVAGVLPTVVAESQRRQRAWASAIDAAAKSAAFAEAVPTAAIGVSVLGAVVSAIGMANTVAPTTLAVLMLLPLSAFEATAPLPAAATQLARSRKAVQRLVELAGTNQQPSPQRDTSPPVPAATARLSAEVTSGHVDGKASKRVSLDIRPGDRLVVTGASGSGKTTLLMTLAGLIPALEGRVTLNGVAVDEFDEAQLRCAVGFFAEDAHIFATTVRDNLLVARGDSPDKELVATLASVGLGDWLANLPDGLSTVLYGGAEALSAGQRRRLLLARAIVSPARIILLDEPIEHLDADDADKFLCDLLDPASSLISSDRTIVVATHYLPSAINCRQLHLDGLRGSEMACVGADLLV from the coding sequence ATGCCTTCAGATGACGGCGTTACACACCGCGAGATGCTGGCCGTAATTCGGGACCTATTGCGTCCCCAGATGTCACGGGTGATAGGCGCCATCATGTTGAGTGCGCTCTCGTTGAGCAGCGCATTGGCGCTGGCCGGGACTTCAGCGTGGCTGATCACTCGGGCCAGTCAGATGCCGCCAGTGCTCGATTTGTCTATCGCGGCGGTCGCGGTACGCGCTTTTGCGATTTCGCGTGCGGTACTGGGCTACTGCGGGCGGCTGATGACGCACGATGTCGCGCTGCGCGCCGCGGGGTCCGCCCGGGCACAGATCTACCATCGTTTGGCGCTCGGCCCCGCCGCCGCAGCGGTCCGATTTCACAGCGGTGAAATCGTGTCTCGCGTCGGCGCAGACGTCGACGAGTTGGCCGATGTCCTGGCACGAGCGTTGGTGCCGATCGCCGTCGCCGGTGTACTCGGACTCGCAGCGACCGCGACGCTGGCAATTATTTCGCTGCCGGCGGCGTCTGTCCTGGCGTTGTGCCTGCTGATCGCGGGCTATGCAGCACCCTCTCTAGCCAGCAGGGCCACCGAAGCCGAGGAGGTGGTTGCACAACGGCATCACACCGAGCGCGACGTTGCCGCCATGATTGCGCTCGAACACGGCTCCGAGCTGCAGGTAGCGGGTGTACTGCCCACCGTCGTCGCCGAATCGCAACGGCGTCAACGTGCCTGGGCCTCAGCCATCGACGCGGCCGCGAAATCCGCGGCTTTCGCCGAGGCAGTTCCGACAGCGGCAATCGGGGTGAGCGTTCTCGGCGCGGTGGTGAGCGCGATCGGCATGGCCAATACGGTCGCACCGACGACCCTCGCAGTGCTGATGCTCCTGCCGCTCTCGGCCTTCGAGGCAACGGCTCCACTGCCGGCAGCTGCGACGCAGCTCGCCCGATCCCGGAAGGCAGTGCAGCGACTCGTCGAGTTGGCCGGAACCAACCAGCAGCCCAGTCCGCAGCGCGACACCAGCCCGCCAGTTCCCGCCGCTACGGCACGCTTATCCGCCGAGGTGACCTCCGGCCACGTCGATGGGAAAGCGTCCAAGCGTGTCTCGCTTGATATTCGCCCGGGTGACCGGCTCGTTGTGACCGGCGCAAGCGGCTCAGGCAAGACAACATTGCTGATGACTCTCGCCGGTCTGATACCGGCGCTCGAGGGACGGGTAACACTGAACGGCGTCGCCGTCGACGAGTTCGACGAAGCGCAATTACGTTGCGCAGTAGGATTTTTCGCTGAGGACGCGCATATCTTCGCGACCACCGTACGAGACAACTTGCTGGTCGCGCGGGGAGATAGCCCGGATAAAGAACTGGTCGCGACGTTGGCCTCAGTCGGACTGGGGGACTGGCTTGCCAACCTTCCTGATGGTCTCTCGACGGTGCTCTACGGCGGCGCAGAGGCGCTGTCGGCCGGCCAGCGTCGGAGACTGCTGCTCGCCCGAGCAATCGTTTCACCTGCCCGGATCATCTTGCTCGACGAGCCGATCGAACACCTCGATGCGGACGACGCCGACAAATTCCTATGCGATCTTCTAGATCCTGCCTCGAGTCTCATATCCTCGGACCGCACAATCGTGGTCGCAACGCACTATCTTCCCTCCGCCATCAATTGTCGGCAGTTGCACCTCGACGGCCTGCGCGGGAGTGAAATGGCATGTGTCGGAGCAGATTTGCTTGTATAA
- a CDS encoding TetR/AcrR family transcriptional regulator: protein MARLTRAEQRALTRQRLVDAAGRVFSRVGFEAAPIDVIAEEAGFSRGAFYSNFESKDQMFVELLSHHLDAEIDTLSRALDRIEHATDLVPAIEPRYQVLGDDGSWCLLSTEFQLYAMRGGVKAAEFAAIYESYRQRLGRLIAAHFDRLGIESELTPYEFGVAQIALSHGLALQRAANSALDSSLPARALATFVRGAIAGTNEGNADTVVTPS, encoded by the coding sequence GTGGCCCGACTCACGCGCGCTGAGCAACGAGCCTTGACCCGCCAACGCCTCGTCGACGCCGCTGGCCGCGTCTTCTCGCGTGTGGGCTTCGAAGCCGCACCGATCGACGTCATCGCCGAGGAAGCGGGGTTCTCACGCGGGGCGTTCTACTCGAACTTCGAATCGAAGGACCAGATGTTCGTCGAACTACTCAGCCATCACCTCGACGCCGAAATCGACACCCTGAGCCGGGCACTCGACCGCATTGAACATGCCACCGACCTCGTTCCGGCGATCGAGCCGCGCTACCAAGTGCTTGGTGACGACGGCAGCTGGTGCCTGTTGAGCACCGAGTTCCAGCTGTACGCGATGCGCGGCGGCGTCAAGGCCGCCGAGTTCGCCGCGATTTACGAGTCCTACCGGCAACGGCTCGGGCGACTTATCGCAGCTCACTTCGATCGGCTGGGCATCGAATCCGAGCTCACCCCCTACGAGTTCGGTGTTGCCCAAATCGCGTTGTCCCACGGGCTTGCACTACAGAGAGCAGCGAACAGCGCTCTGGACTCCAGCCTCCCCGCCCGCGCGCTTGCCACTTTTGTCCGTGGCGCGATCGCCGGCACCAACGAGGGCAATGCCGACACCGTGGTGACGCCGAGCTGA
- a CDS encoding alpha/beta fold hydrolase translates to MLLLHGFPTWSYDYAAVATDLGRDHDVITLDFLGYGTSDKPNPYDYSVAESADLVEDLLEHLKVDAVRLVVHDYGGIVGQELLDRRLADGLGFSIESLVVLNCGIVYSAYRPTRLQKLLILPVIGKLVAGRITPERVRSGLDAVRATKLTDAEFDDLWTGMSYLDGHKLAHLHIKYNAERAQHHRRWESALASWDGPLRLVWGLEDPVSGRHVLERATVLLPAAEVTELPGIGHFPQHEAPEAVAAAIRAR, encoded by the coding sequence GTGTTGCTGTTGCATGGGTTCCCTACCTGGTCTTATGACTACGCGGCGGTGGCAACAGATCTTGGCCGTGATCACGACGTGATCACGCTGGACTTTCTCGGATACGGCACGTCTGACAAGCCGAACCCTTACGACTATTCGGTCGCCGAGTCCGCCGACCTGGTCGAAGACTTACTCGAGCATCTGAAGGTGGACGCGGTTCGTCTGGTCGTCCACGACTACGGTGGCATCGTCGGCCAGGAACTCTTGGACCGCCGCTTAGCCGACGGTCTCGGTTTCTCGATCGAGTCGCTGGTTGTGCTGAACTGCGGCATCGTCTACAGCGCTTACCGGCCGACTCGTTTGCAGAAGCTGCTGATCCTGCCGGTCATCGGAAAATTGGTTGCCGGACGCATCACCCCGGAGCGGGTGCGCTCAGGACTCGACGCCGTGCGCGCCACCAAACTCACCGACGCCGAGTTCGACGACCTCTGGACCGGAATGTCGTATCTCGACGGCCACAAGCTCGCCCACCTACACATCAAGTACAACGCCGAACGGGCCCAACACCACCGGAGGTGGGAAAGTGCCCTAGCCAGTTGGGACGGCCCGCTGCGTCTGGTCTGGGGACTGGAGGACCCGGTGTCGGGTCGTCACGTTCTGGAGCGGGCGACCGTCTTGCTGCCAGCGGCCGAAGTGACCGAACTACCGGGCATCGGCCATTTCCCACAACACGAAGCACCAGAGGCTGTCGCCGCAGCGATTCGGGCGCGGTGA
- a CDS encoding type II toxin-antitoxin system PemK/MazF family toxin gives MRGEVFRLRAPRGSRGHEQYGARYAVVVQSDQLPLSTWLVAPTSTSARPASFRPEVAVGGASTRVLAEQTAAVDPSRLGERVGLLSFDEMRRVDAALRVVLGL, from the coding sequence GTGCGTGGTGAGGTCTTTCGGTTACGTGCCCCAAGGGGGAGTCGTGGTCACGAACAGTACGGAGCCCGCTACGCAGTGGTAGTCCAGTCAGATCAACTGCCACTGTCGACCTGGCTGGTTGCTCCGACGTCTACGTCAGCTCGTCCAGCCAGTTTTCGGCCCGAGGTTGCGGTCGGCGGCGCCAGTACTCGGGTCCTGGCCGAGCAGACCGCAGCGGTCGACCCCAGCCGACTCGGTGAGAGGGTCGGACTCCTCAGTTTTGATGAAATGCGCCGGGTTGATGCAGCACTGCGCGTGGTTCTCGGTCTGTAA